The segment TTCGCGCTCTACGCGACGGCAGGCCGCCTCGGCGAGGCGCAGGAGCTCACGGCGAAGTGGAGCGGTCGCGACGCGCTCGACCCGGACGCGCTCCTGGCGCGCGCGGATCTCGCGGCGCGGCAGGGCGATCGCGAGCGGGCGATCCGGATCCTCGGCGGGCTCGCGGACGTGCGTCCGGGCGATCGCGCCGCGCAGACGCGCCTCGCGGAGCTGCACGAGGCCGCGGGCAACCGCGCCCTCGCCTGCGAGCACCGCATCGCGCTCGCGGACATGGCCCCCGGCGAGGCGAAGCTCGTCGCGAACGCGGTGCGCTGCGCGAACACGCTCGGCATGACCGAGCTCGCGAGCCTGCTCAAGCTCGACGCGAGCGAGAACGTGCGCGCCTCGATCAACAAGCTGCTCGCGCAGCCCGAGGCCCCGGCCACGTCCGCGCTGCGGGGCGACATCCAGGTCTCGGCCGAGTGGACGGGCGGCGTGGACCTCGACATCGGGCTCATCGACGCGCAGGGCCGCCGCACCTCGTGGCTCGGCTCGGCCGGCAAAGCCCTCGTCAGCGCGCGGGACGTGACGAGCACGCGGGCCGAGGCGATCGGGCTCGTCAACGCGACCTCGGGCAGCTACGTGGTCGAGATCGCCCGCGCGTCGGGCGCGGACCAGAACATCCCCGTGCGGGGCGAGCTCTTGCTCAAGCTCGCGGGCGAGACGCGGAAGGTGCCCTTCGTGCTCACCGGTCCACGCGCGGAGGTCGGCACGATGCGGGTCTTCTTCACCTCCCGCCTGGTCCCGATCACGGACAGGCCCTTCAATCCCTGGGGTCCGTGAGCGGGCCGGCCCCCCGGCGCGCGCGTCGCCCGGGGGGCTTCCCATGGACTTCGCGCCGGAAGTGGGGCATTCCCTCCCCACCATGAGCGCAGCGCACGACGCCCACGGAGCTACCGCCGCGGGCCACCACGCCTCCCACGATCACGACCACTTCGACAACGATCCGGTGCAGGAGCTCCCGGCCGACGAGCCGCGCACGCCCACGTGGATCCCGATCGTGGGGCTCTTGCTCTTCTTCTTCGCCGGCACCGCGTGGCTCCTCGCGGCGAGCGGCGACGAGACCGACACGAAGGTCGACACCGCGCCCGCCGAGGCCGCGCCTGCCGCCGCAGCGCCGCAGCCGCGGCCGCAAGTGCAGCCCACGCGCGTGCCGCCGCAAGTGCAGGCGCGCCCGGCCCCGTCGCCGCTCGGCACCGGAGGCCTGAAGCAACTCACGCCCGAGCAGGCCAAGCAGATCCAGGAGCGGATCGAGGCGCTCCGCGCGAAGCAGCAACAGCCGGGCGGCGCGCCGCAGCCTCAGCCCGCGCAGCCGGTGGCGAAATGAGCGTGGGCACGGAGGCCGCGGCCGTGCGGCGCGTCGTGGTGCTCGGCGCGGGCACGATGGGCCAGGGCATCGCGCAGGTGATGGCGAACGCCGGGTACGTCACGCACCTCTACGACGTGGACGCGGCGCGGATCGGGCGCGCGATCGAGTCGATCAAGCAGGCGACGGATCGGCTCGTGCAGAAGGGCAAGATGCTGAACGAGGCGCGCAGCGAGCTCATCGGCGCGCTCGTCCCCACGCCCGATCTCGCGCAGGCCTGCGCCGACGTGGACCTCGTGATCGAGTCGGCGCCCGAGCAGATCGAGCTCAAGGTCGGCCTCTTGCGCGAGGTGAAGGCGCTCGCGCCGGAGCGCGCGATCCTCGGGACCAACACGTCGAGCTTGTCGATCACGGAGATCGGCACGCGGATCGGCGCGGCCGCGCGCACGATCGGCCTGCACTTCTTCAACCCGCCGCCCGTGATGGAGCTGCTCGAGGTCGTGCGCG is part of the Polyangium spumosum genome and harbors:
- a CDS encoding 3-hydroxyacyl-CoA dehydrogenase family protein, yielding MSVGTEAAAVRRVVVLGAGTMGQGIAQVMANAGYVTHLYDVDAARIGRAIESIKQATDRLVQKGKMLNEARSELIGALVPTPDLAQACADVDLVIESAPEQIELKVGLLREVKALAPERAILGTNTSSLSITEIGTRIGAAARTIGLHFFNPPPVMELLEVVRGLGTDEGVVATSLALAKRIGKTPIVVNDMPGFATSRLGVVIGAEAMRMLESGVASAEDIDRAMELGYRHPMGPLKLTDLVGLDVRLMILEHLHREIGEQFRPPAILRQMVRAGRLGKKTGEGFYRWTESGPVPVTHKR